One Delphinus delphis chromosome 3, mDelDel1.2, whole genome shotgun sequence genomic region harbors:
- the BTF3 gene encoding transcription factor BTF3 isoform X3, whose translation MRRTGAPTQADSRGRGRARGGCPGGEATPSLPPPRGGTRGQEPQMKETIMNQEKLAKLQAQVRIGGKGTARRKKKVVHRTATADDKKLQFSLKKLGVNNISGIEEVNMFTNQGTVIHFNNPKVQASLAANTFTITGHAETKQLTEMLPSILNQLGADSLTSLRRLAEALPKQSVDGKAPLATGEDDDDEVPAGLRASIVCDGCNYETSIFLRGTICSRLIFTVTAVQPAVTEQGGWQASRAVLTQEAQSL comes from the exons ATGCGACGGACAGGCGCACCCACTCAGGCTGACTCTCGGGGTCGAGGTCGGGCCAGGGGCGGCTGCCCTGGGGGCGAGGCGACGCCGTCTCTTCCTCCACCTCGCGGCGGAACCCGAGGACAGGAGCCTCAG ATGAAAGAAACTATCATGAACCAGGAGAAACTCGCCAAACTGCAGGCACAAGTGCGCATTGGTGGGAAA GGAACTGCTCGCAGAAAGAAGAAGGTGGTTCATAGAACAGCCACAGCAGACGACAAAAAACTTCAGTTCTCTTTAAAGAAGTTAGGGGTAAACAATATCTCTGGTATTGAAGAG gtgaaTATGTTCACAAACCAAGGAACAGTGATCCACTTTAACAACCCTAAAGTTCAGGCATCTCTGGCAGCAAACACTTTCACCATTACAGGCCATGCTGAGACAAAGCAGCTGACAGAAATGCTCCCCAGCATCTTAAACCAGCTTGGCGCAGACAGTCTGACCAGTTTAAGGAGACTGGCTGAAGCTCTGCCCAAACAAT CTGTGGATGGAAAAGCACCACTTGCTACTGgagaggatgatgatgatgaagttcCAG CAGGCCTCAGAGCTTCCATAGTTTGTGATGGGTGTAATTATGAGACTAGTATATTTCTTCGTGG CACAATATGTAGCAGACTCATCTTCACCGTGACTGCAGTCCAGCCTGCCGTTACAGAGCAGGGAGGGTGGCAAGCAAGTAGAGCGGTCCTCACACAAGAAGCCCAGTCGCTGTGA
- the BTF3 gene encoding transcription factor BTF3 isoform X1, giving the protein MRRTGAPTQADSRGRGRARGGCPGGEATPSLPPPRGGTRGQEPQMKETIMNQEKLAKLQAQVRIGGKGTARRKKKVVHRTATADDKKLQFSLKKLGVNNISGIEEVNMFTNQGTVIHFNNPKVQASLAANTFTITGHAETKQLTEMLPSILNQLGADSLTSLRRLAEALPKQSVDGKAPLATGEDDDDEVPDLVENFDEASKNEAN; this is encoded by the exons ATGCGACGGACAGGCGCACCCACTCAGGCTGACTCTCGGGGTCGAGGTCGGGCCAGGGGCGGCTGCCCTGGGGGCGAGGCGACGCCGTCTCTTCCTCCACCTCGCGGCGGAACCCGAGGACAGGAGCCTCAG ATGAAAGAAACTATCATGAACCAGGAGAAACTCGCCAAACTGCAGGCACAAGTGCGCATTGGTGGGAAA GGAACTGCTCGCAGAAAGAAGAAGGTGGTTCATAGAACAGCCACAGCAGACGACAAAAAACTTCAGTTCTCTTTAAAGAAGTTAGGGGTAAACAATATCTCTGGTATTGAAGAG gtgaaTATGTTCACAAACCAAGGAACAGTGATCCACTTTAACAACCCTAAAGTTCAGGCATCTCTGGCAGCAAACACTTTCACCATTACAGGCCATGCTGAGACAAAGCAGCTGACAGAAATGCTCCCCAGCATCTTAAACCAGCTTGGCGCAGACAGTCTGACCAGTTTAAGGAGACTGGCTGAAGCTCTGCCCAAACAAT CTGTGGATGGAAAAGCACCACTTGCTACTGgagaggatgatgatgatgaagttcCAG atCTTGTGGAGAATTTTGATGAGGCTTCCAAAAATGAAGCAAACTGA
- the BTF3 gene encoding transcription factor BTF3 isoform X2, protein MKETIMNQEKLAKLQAQVRIGGKGTARRKKKVVHRTATADDKKLQFSLKKLGVNNISGIEEVNMFTNQGTVIHFNNPKVQASLAANTFTITGHAETKQLTEMLPSILNQLGADSLTSLRRLAEALPKQSVDGKAPLATGEDDDDEVPDLVENFDEASKNEAN, encoded by the exons ATGAAAGAAACTATCATGAACCAGGAGAAACTCGCCAAACTGCAGGCACAAGTGCGCATTGGTGGGAAA GGAACTGCTCGCAGAAAGAAGAAGGTGGTTCATAGAACAGCCACAGCAGACGACAAAAAACTTCAGTTCTCTTTAAAGAAGTTAGGGGTAAACAATATCTCTGGTATTGAAGAG gtgaaTATGTTCACAAACCAAGGAACAGTGATCCACTTTAACAACCCTAAAGTTCAGGCATCTCTGGCAGCAAACACTTTCACCATTACAGGCCATGCTGAGACAAAGCAGCTGACAGAAATGCTCCCCAGCATCTTAAACCAGCTTGGCGCAGACAGTCTGACCAGTTTAAGGAGACTGGCTGAAGCTCTGCCCAAACAAT CTGTGGATGGAAAAGCACCACTTGCTACTGgagaggatgatgatgatgaagttcCAG atCTTGTGGAGAATTTTGATGAGGCTTCCAAAAATGAAGCAAACTGA